In a single window of the Rhodothermales bacterium genome:
- a CDS encoding ABC transporter permease has product MDYRFLIARRYLATSRRVTLVSVISGLSVAGVALGVTALIVVLSVMNGFYDIVRDLLVSFDPHVRIESVEGRGLTEADSLLRVVAGFEHVESAAAYVEGKALLTYAGAPDETQVVVVRGVEASAFADSLGQSGAAASTTSGQFDLARRDEQAGIVLGASLGLRLGLYPGLDDATGSRVALLSAPGIERMLTQPLGLPPLQPFAVRGLYELEPVYDASHVFIELGEAQRLFRMPGQVSGIELRLDDLENAEAVKAALERQLDPERLRVQTWYDLQRSLYDVMRLEKWGASFVLALIIVVAAFNIVGSLTMIVIEKRRDLGALQAMGASRGDIRRIFLLEGLLVGVVGSGLGLVLGLGLALAQQHFGLVPLAGAESFIIDAYPVAVRPWDVVLIVAVAVGLCAAAALYPAARASAVEPAQAVRGG; this is encoded by the coding sequence TTGGACTACCGCTTCCTCATCGCCCGGCGCTACCTCGCCACCTCGCGCCGCGTCACGCTCGTCTCCGTCATCAGCGGGCTCTCGGTGGCGGGCGTCGCGCTCGGCGTGACGGCGCTGATCGTCGTGCTGAGCGTGATGAACGGGTTTTACGACATCGTCCGCGACCTCCTCGTCTCGTTCGACCCGCACGTCCGCATCGAGTCGGTGGAAGGCCGCGGGCTGACGGAGGCGGACTCGCTGCTGCGCGTCGTCGCGGGGTTCGAGCACGTCGAGTCGGCGGCGGCGTACGTCGAGGGGAAGGCCCTCCTGACGTATGCCGGCGCACCGGACGAGACGCAGGTCGTCGTCGTGCGGGGCGTCGAAGCGAGCGCATTCGCCGACAGCCTCGGGCAGAGCGGGGCGGCGGCCTCGACCACGTCAGGCCAGTTCGACCTTGCGCGGCGGGACGAGCAGGCGGGCATCGTGCTCGGCGCGAGCCTCGGGCTGCGGCTCGGGCTCTACCCCGGCCTCGACGACGCGACGGGCAGCCGCGTCGCGCTCCTCTCCGCCCCCGGCATCGAGCGCATGCTGACGCAGCCGCTCGGGCTGCCGCCGCTCCAGCCCTTCGCCGTGCGCGGGCTCTACGAGCTGGAGCCGGTCTACGACGCCAGCCACGTCTTCATCGAACTCGGCGAAGCGCAGCGGCTCTTCCGCATGCCCGGCCAGGTCAGCGGCATCGAACTCCGGCTCGACGATCTTGAAAACGCCGAGGCGGTCAAAGCCGCGCTCGAACGGCAACTCGATCCCGAGCGGCTCCGCGTGCAGACGTGGTACGACCTCCAGCGCTCGCTCTACGACGTGATGCGATTGGAGAAGTGGGGCGCGTCGTTCGTGCTCGCGCTCATCATCGTCGTCGCTGCGTTCAACATTGTCGGGAGCCTGACGATGATCGTGATCGAGAAGCGGCGCGACCTCGGCGCGTTGCAGGCGATGGGCGCGTCGCGCGGTGACATCCGGCGGATCTTCTTGCTCGAAGGCCTCCTCGTCGGCGTCGTCGGTAGCGGGCTCGGGCTCGTGCTCGGGCTCGGGCTCGCCCTTGCGCAGCAGCACTTTGGCCTCGTCCCACTCGCCGGCGCCGAGTCGTTCATCATCGACGCGTACCCCGTCGCGGTGCGCCCGTGGGACGTAGTGCTGATCGTAGCGGTGGCCGTCGGGCTGTGCGCGGCGGCGGCGCTCTACCCCGCGGCACGGGCCTCGGCCGTGGAGCCGGCGCAGGCCGTGCGCGGCGGCTGA
- a CDS encoding phosphoesterase, producing the protein MEDAVTFADHLAAARATFRAWLSARDRTARLVVFCHFDADGLAAGALFGRGLARLGFEDVHVVPSGRFENAFFSDSAKDRLRALDAAALVVTDLGVNAAGVLPEAPTLYVDHHRPEGEPAGAVITGYAWDPIPCSAWLAFDLLDAETDSLPRSGGVDDLLWIAAIGVLSDLGDNAPWPRLAEAKKRYTAKWLKEAVVLTNAARRASTFDPETPLHLLMTGDGPKALSEGPGSERLAVYRKEVNAEMAEARKAAPVFSETEPFALVRLDSACQVHPLIAQQWRGRLPKYAVIAANTGYRPGLVAFSTRTARADLILPEIFQSVDVGDAYADDFGHGHDAASGGHLPPPVFNDLLDALGFPAVAHVPESDG; encoded by the coding sequence ATGGAGGACGCCGTGACCTTCGCCGACCATCTCGCCGCCGCCCGCGCGACGTTTCGCGCATGGCTCAGCGCTCGCGATCGCACCGCCCGACTCGTCGTGTTCTGCCACTTCGACGCCGACGGGCTCGCTGCCGGTGCGCTCTTCGGGCGCGGGCTCGCGCGACTCGGGTTCGAGGACGTGCACGTCGTCCCGTCCGGCCGGTTCGAGAATGCGTTCTTCTCCGATTCGGCGAAGGACCGACTGCGGGCGCTCGACGCCGCCGCGCTCGTCGTCACCGACCTCGGCGTGAACGCCGCCGGCGTGCTCCCCGAGGCGCCGACGCTGTACGTCGATCACCACCGGCCCGAGGGCGAACCGGCGGGCGCCGTCATCACCGGCTACGCGTGGGACCCGATCCCGTGCTCGGCGTGGCTCGCCTTCGACCTGCTTGACGCCGAGACGGACAGCCTGCCCCGCTCCGGCGGGGTGGACGACCTGCTGTGGATCGCCGCCATCGGCGTGCTCTCCGACCTCGGCGACAACGCCCCGTGGCCGCGCCTCGCCGAGGCCAAAAAGCGCTACACGGCGAAGTGGCTGAAGGAGGCCGTCGTGCTCACGAATGCCGCCCGCCGCGCCTCGACGTTCGACCCCGAGACGCCGCTGCACCTGCTGATGACGGGCGACGGACCGAAAGCGCTCAGCGAAGGGCCGGGCAGCGAGCGGCTCGCGGTGTATCGCAAAGAAGTCAACGCGGAAATGGCTGAGGCGCGGAAGGCCGCGCCGGTCTTCTCCGAGACCGAGCCGTTCGCGCTCGTCCGGCTCGATTCCGCCTGTCAGGTCCACCCGCTCATCGCGCAGCAGTGGCGCGGCCGGCTCCCGAAGTACGCCGTGATCGCCGCGAACACCGGCTACCGGCCGGGCCTCGTGGCGTTCTCGACACGGACGGCGCGGGCCGACCTCATCCTCCCCGAGATCTTCCAGTCGGTGGACGTGGGCGACGCCTACGCCGATGACTTCGGGCACGGCCACGACGCGGCCTCGGGCGGCCACCTCCCACCGCCCGTCTTCAACGACCTCCTCGACGCGCTTGGCTTTCCCGCCGTGGCGCACGTCCCCGAGTCCGATGGCTGA
- a CDS encoding DEAD/DEAH box helicase, whose protein sequence is MTSSFSQFDLHPNVVQTVADLGYTQPTPIQSALIPVMRSGQDVIGQAQTGTGKTAAFALPTLSGIDVGTGRVQALVLVPTRELATQVASAVFTYGRTLGVQVLPIFGGQSYTRQINRLRKGVDVVVGTPGRLLDLINQGALDLSGVQVVVLDEADEMLSMGFSEDLAAILEATPADRQTVCMSATLPHGVRKLAKQYMRDPQTCEVGTKQKTAAQIEERYYTMHGGDKTAGLARLLEAETVESALVFARTRAGTVTLANQLAARGYAAEAINGEMSQPAREAVLDKFRQGRLSILVGTDVAARGLDIDHISHVFNYDLPRDPEVYVHRVGRTGRAGKSGVAISLVTPGQRRELQKIEAYTKQRMTASTLPTAEQIAEQREAQFVERVTAQLDSGATERERKLVTALIAEGRDPMDVAAAALALVRADEKAPVPETIAAADFQSHRNAAPKGKRKEWKERPDRAPRPVEPTSHEDGMVRLSIDAGLSRNVRPSQVVSALARTANVPGKAIGKISVQHKQTFVDVPEQFVSQVLAQTEGYRFGKHVVAVELA, encoded by the coding sequence TTGACTTCTTCGTTTTCGCAGTTCGATCTGCACCCCAACGTGGTGCAGACCGTGGCCGACCTCGGCTACACCCAACCCACCCCGATCCAGTCCGCGCTCATCCCCGTGATGCGCAGTGGGCAGGACGTGATCGGGCAGGCCCAGACGGGCACCGGCAAAACCGCCGCCTTCGCCCTCCCCACCCTCAGCGGCATCGACGTCGGCACGGGTCGCGTGCAGGCGCTCGTGCTCGTTCCGACGCGTGAGCTCGCCACCCAGGTGGCCAGCGCCGTGTTCACCTACGGCCGCACGCTCGGCGTGCAGGTGCTGCCCATCTTCGGCGGCCAGTCGTACACCCGCCAGATCAACCGGCTCCGCAAGGGCGTCGACGTCGTCGTTGGCACGCCGGGCCGGCTGCTCGACCTCATCAATCAGGGCGCGCTCGACCTCAGCGGCGTCCAAGTGGTCGTGCTCGACGAGGCCGACGAGATGCTCTCGATGGGCTTCAGCGAAGACCTCGCGGCGATCCTCGAAGCCACGCCCGCCGACCGGCAGACAGTGTGCATGTCGGCCACGCTGCCCCACGGCGTCCGCAAGCTCGCCAAGCAGTACATGCGCGACCCGCAGACGTGCGAGGTCGGCACGAAGCAGAAGACGGCGGCGCAGATCGAGGAGCGCTACTACACGATGCACGGCGGCGACAAGACGGCCGGGCTCGCGCGGCTGCTCGAAGCCGAAACGGTGGAGAGCGCGCTCGTCTTCGCCCGGACGCGGGCCGGGACGGTCACCCTCGCCAACCAGCTCGCGGCGCGTGGCTACGCCGCCGAAGCCATCAACGGCGAGATGTCGCAGCCGGCTCGTGAGGCCGTGCTCGACAAGTTCCGGCAGGGCCGCCTCTCGATCCTCGTCGGCACCGACGTGGCGGCGCGCGGGCTCGACATCGACCACATCTCGCACGTATTCAACTACGACCTCCCGCGCGATCCCGAGGTCTACGTCCACCGCGTCGGGCGGACGGGCCGCGCCGGCAAGTCGGGCGTGGCGATCTCGCTCGTGACGCCGGGCCAGCGGCGCGAGCTGCAGAAGATCGAGGCGTACACGAAGCAGCGGATGACGGCGAGCACGCTCCCGACGGCCGAGCAGATCGCCGAGCAGCGTGAAGCGCAATTCGTCGAGCGCGTGACCGCGCAGCTCGACAGCGGGGCGACCGAGCGCGAGCGGAAGCTCGTGACGGCACTCATCGCCGAGGGCCGGGACCCGATGGACGTGGCCGCCGCCGCCCTCGCCCTCGTCCGCGCCGACGAGAAAGCGCCCGTGCCCGAAACCATCGCCGCCGCCGATTTCCAATCGCACCGCAACGCCGCGCCGAAGGGCAAGCGGAAGGAATGGAAGGAGCGGCCCGACCGCGCTCCGCGCCCCGTCGAGCCGACCTCGCACGAGGACGGAATGGTGCGGCTCTCCATCGACGCCGGGCTGAGCCGGAACGTGCGGCCCTCGCAGGTCGTGAGCGCGCTCGCGCGCACGGCGAACGTCCCCGGCAAGGCCATCGGCAAGATCAGCGTGCAGCACAAGCAGACGTTCGTCGACGTGCCCGAGCAGTTCGTCTCGCAAGTGCTCGCGCAGACCGAGGGCTACCGCTTCGGCAAGCACGTCGTCGCCGTCGAGCTCGCCTGA
- the rpmB gene encoding 50S ribosomal protein L28: MARKDQITGKGPMSGNHVSHSNNKVRRRFNVNLQKKRFYIPEEDRWVTLRVSAQTIKTINKKGISAVLKEARQQGMLV, from the coding sequence ATGGCTCGCAAAGATCAGATTACCGGCAAGGGCCCGATGTCGGGCAACCACGTCTCGCACTCCAACAACAAGGTGCGGCGGCGCTTCAACGTGAACCTCCAGAAGAAGCGCTTCTACATCCCCGAAGAAGATCGGTGGGTGACGCTGCGCGTGTCGGCGCAGACGATCAAGACGATCAACAAGAAGGGCATCTCGGCCGTTCTCAAGGAAGCCCGTCAGCAGGGCATGCTCGTTTGA
- the rpmG gene encoding 50S ribosomal protein L33 — protein MAKGKDVRHQITLECTEAPGTSRYSTTKNRRNTTGRMELKKYNPVLRKHTLHREIK, from the coding sequence ATGGCTAAGGGCAAAGACGTCCGCCACCAGATCACGCTCGAGTGCACGGAGGCCCCCGGGACTTCGCGCTACTCCACGACGAAGAACCGCCGGAACACCACGGGCCGGATGGAACTGAAGAAGTACAACCCGGTTCTCCGCAAGCACACGCTCCACCGCGAGATCAAGTAA
- a CDS encoding ATP-dependent DNA ligase has product MPESAPFHDFAATAAAIAALAGRNDKADRLGAYLGALDDADLGRAARWIAARPFPLSDQRTVNVGHAALLNAVAAVAGTTRDELRPRLVRLGDPGDVAAEAFAERAPAQPRLSLDDVAVFLADLAGTRGTKAKTTKVEAVLRRADAAEAQYLVKLLAGELRIGLKEGGVESALGRAYGHTVGAVQRANMLTGDLGETALLARHDRLGTAAMRLFHPLGFMLATAAETNEDVARQLPERFAVEDKFDGIRAQAHVAPEGGDASLHGVAHGAARVALFSRTLDAVTPSFPDLVGPLADAVPGGVILDGEIVPVDAEGAAIRPFQALQKRLGRKTVSPAMQAEVPVAYVVYDALFFDGDVLLDVSYEERQRRLDALGLGDDGPLRRSRVQIFDGIEQLDDAFDAARARGNEGLMVKALGSTYKPGRRGRDWLKVKRALGTLDCVVTSVEVGSGRRNKLLSDFTFAVRAAEDDDTLLNVGKAYSGLTDAELAALTEWFREHTLQTFAHGRVRLVEPRVVIEVAFDRVQVSKRHKSGYALRFPRIVRLREDKPVDEIDTLDAVRHLADA; this is encoded by the coding sequence ATGCCTGAGTCCGCCCCGTTCCACGACTTCGCCGCGACCGCCGCCGCGATCGCTGCCCTCGCCGGCCGCAACGACAAAGCCGACCGGCTCGGCGCGTACCTCGGCGCGCTCGACGACGCCGACCTCGGCCGCGCGGCCCGGTGGATCGCGGCCCGCCCGTTCCCGCTCAGCGATCAACGGACGGTCAACGTCGGCCACGCGGCGCTGCTAAATGCCGTCGCGGCCGTCGCGGGCACGACGCGCGATGAACTCCGGCCCCGCCTCGTCCGCCTCGGCGACCCCGGCGATGTCGCCGCCGAGGCGTTCGCCGAACGCGCTCCCGCACAGCCCCGGCTCTCGCTCGACGACGTGGCGGTGTTTCTCGCCGACCTCGCGGGCACGCGGGGAACGAAAGCGAAGACGACGAAAGTCGAAGCCGTCCTCCGCCGCGCCGATGCAGCCGAGGCGCAGTACCTCGTCAAGCTCCTCGCGGGCGAGCTGCGGATCGGGCTGAAAGAGGGCGGCGTCGAATCGGCGCTCGGCCGGGCCTACGGCCACACCGTCGGCGCGGTGCAGCGGGCGAACATGCTCACCGGCGACCTCGGCGAGACCGCGCTCCTCGCCCGGCACGACCGGCTCGGCACGGCCGCGATGCGGCTCTTTCACCCGCTCGGGTTCATGCTCGCCACGGCGGCCGAGACGAACGAGGACGTGGCGCGGCAACTCCCCGAACGCTTCGCCGTCGAGGACAAGTTCGACGGCATCCGCGCGCAGGCCCACGTCGCGCCCGAAGGGGGCGATGCCTCGCTGCACGGCGTCGCGCACGGTGCTGCGCGCGTCGCCCTCTTCTCGCGCACGCTCGACGCCGTCACCCCGTCGTTCCCCGACCTCGTCGGCCCGCTCGCCGACGCCGTGCCCGGCGGGGTGATCCTCGACGGCGAGATCGTCCCCGTGGACGCGGAGGGCGCGGCGATCCGGCCGTTTCAGGCGCTCCAAAAACGGCTCGGGCGGAAGACTGTCAGCCCCGCGATGCAGGCCGAGGTGCCCGTCGCCTACGTCGTCTACGACGCGCTCTTCTTCGATGGCGACGTCCTCCTCGACGTGTCGTACGAAGAGCGGCAGCGCCGGCTCGACGCCCTCGGGCTCGGGGACGACGGCCCGCTCCGCCGCTCCCGCGTCCAGATTTTCGATGGCATCGAGCAACTCGACGACGCCTTCGACGCGGCACGCGCGCGGGGCAACGAGGGGCTGATGGTGAAGGCGCTCGGCTCGACGTACAAACCCGGCCGGCGCGGACGCGACTGGCTGAAGGTGAAGCGCGCGCTCGGCACGCTCGACTGCGTCGTCACGTCCGTCGAGGTCGGGAGTGGGCGGCGCAACAAGCTGCTTTCCGACTTCACGTTTGCCGTCCGCGCGGCTGAGGACGACGACACGCTCCTCAACGTCGGCAAGGCGTACTCCGGACTGACCGACGCCGAACTCGCCGCCCTCACCGAGTGGTTCCGCGAACACACGTTGCAAACCTTCGCGCACGGCCGCGTCCGCCTCGTCGAGCCCCGCGTCGTGATCGAGGTGGCCTTCGACCGGGTGCAGGTCTCGAAGCGGCACAAGAGCGGCTACGCGCTCCGCTTCCCGCGCATCGTCCGCCTCCGCGAAGACAAGCCCGTGGACGAGATCGACACGCTCGACGCCGTCCGCCACCTCGCCGACGCATGA
- a CDS encoding DUF559 domain-containing protein, which yields MNPDERHTNRPDLKPIRRDLRNNPTSAERALWQMLKGRRLHDRKFRRQHSVSRYVLDFYCPAEKLAVELDGAVHDDPLRHEYDTKRQAELEALGIAVLRFRNRDVLKTPDTVLATISARFREGR from the coding sequence ATGAATCCCGACGAGCGCCACACAAACCGTCCGGACTTGAAGCCGATACGGCGCGATCTCCGCAACAACCCGACGTCGGCCGAGCGTGCGCTGTGGCAGATGCTGAAGGGCCGACGACTCCACGACCGCAAGTTCCGGCGTCAGCACAGCGTCAGTCGATACGTGCTCGACTTCTACTGTCCCGCCGAGAAACTGGCGGTGGAACTGGATGGCGCGGTACACGACGACCCACTTCGACACGAGTACGACACGAAGAGACAGGCTGAGCTGGAAGCACTTGGCATCGCAGTGCTGCGATTCCGAAACCGCGACGTGCTGAAAACGCCGGACACCGTGCTCGCGACTATCTCCGCTCGCTTTAGAGAAGGCAGGTAA
- a CDS encoding GMC family oxidoreductase N-terminal domain-containing protein — translation MPFTDAHLEALRAACDALFPSIRRADDADGFWARRASDLDVAESFAALIESLGDAERKEFRQLLDLLGSRLLGATWLGPLKPITDLTPEQRETLLQRWALSPLPQLRKGFATLKGVAAMFFYGDSEPGIPNPNWAAIGYPGPVSEPPAYVRPIEPLTLDRDVTLRCDTVVVGSGAGGGVVAGELAEAGHDVIVIEKGPYVDRDEFTHREAETMGRLYEQQGALATKSGSVSVLAGSCLGGGTTINWAGSFRTPEYILRQWADQHDAPHFRSPAFQQSIETLEQAMHVGADRGTRHNPQNQALWDGCTKLGYHVGEIPRNQRPPESEAEWKRIGFSPFGDRDGLKQGMLPTYLQRAVAHGARILADTTVERVTIANGRATGVVGTYEGVDGRRVRVTVQAERVVVAAGSIHTPALLLRSGIEHPHLGRHLFFHPTVAVAARYPDRMEPWYGPMMSAVSNEFAKLDGLYGPKLETPPTHAGLLGLALPWRSGEQHKTVMRHAAHIGSFIVLTRDRDGGRVTTNKQGGPVLHYSLSTFDRDHLLRGIAEACRIHLAAGAEEVYFPHNTAPTYQRVHGEAELERFLADIPNWGWKANRFPLFTAHQMGTCRMGGDAKRHPITPEGEVRGTKNLYVADASCFPESSGVNPMLSVQAIAHYTAQGLKAQTASPAPRRKASAAV, via the coding sequence ATGCCTTTCACCGACGCCCACCTGGAAGCGCTTCGCGCCGCCTGCGACGCCCTCTTCCCCTCGATCCGCCGCGCCGACGACGCCGACGGATTCTGGGCCCGCCGCGCCAGCGACCTCGACGTGGCCGAATCGTTCGCCGCGCTCATCGAGTCGCTCGGTGACGCCGAACGGAAGGAGTTCCGCCAGCTCCTCGACCTGCTGGGCTCGCGGCTCCTCGGCGCCACGTGGCTCGGCCCGCTCAAGCCGATCACCGACCTCACGCCCGAGCAGCGCGAAACGCTCCTGCAGCGGTGGGCGCTCTCGCCGCTGCCGCAGCTCCGCAAGGGCTTCGCCACGCTCAAAGGCGTCGCCGCGATGTTCTTCTACGGCGACTCGGAGCCCGGCATTCCCAATCCGAACTGGGCGGCTATCGGCTATCCCGGCCCGGTCTCGGAGCCGCCCGCGTACGTCCGGCCGATCGAGCCGCTGACGCTGGACCGCGACGTGACGCTGCGGTGCGATACCGTCGTCGTCGGCAGCGGGGCGGGCGGGGGCGTCGTTGCGGGCGAGCTGGCCGAGGCGGGGCACGACGTGATCGTGATCGAGAAGGGGCCGTACGTGGACCGCGACGAGTTCACGCACCGCGAGGCCGAGACGATGGGCCGGCTCTACGAGCAGCAGGGCGCGCTCGCGACGAAGAGCGGCTCCGTCAGCGTGCTCGCCGGGAGCTGCCTCGGCGGTGGCACGACGATCAACTGGGCCGGCTCGTTTCGCACCCCGGAATACATCCTCCGCCAGTGGGCTGACCAGCACGACGCGCCGCACTTCCGCAGCCCGGCGTTCCAGCAGAGCATCGAAACGCTGGAGCAGGCGATGCACGTCGGGGCGGACCGGGGAACGCGACACAACCCGCAGAACCAGGCGCTGTGGGACGGCTGCACGAAGCTCGGCTACCACGTCGGCGAGATTCCGCGCAACCAGCGCCCGCCCGAGAGCGAGGCCGAGTGGAAGCGGATCGGCTTCAGCCCCTTCGGCGACCGCGACGGGCTGAAGCAGGGCATGCTACCGACGTACCTCCAGCGCGCCGTCGCCCACGGCGCCCGTATCCTCGCCGACACCACCGTCGAGCGCGTGACGATAGCGAACGGCCGCGCGACGGGCGTTGTGGGGACGTACGAAGGCGTAGACGGACGGCGCGTGCGCGTGACGGTGCAGGCCGAGCGCGTCGTCGTCGCGGCGGGCTCGATCCACACGCCGGCGCTCCTGCTGCGCAGCGGCATCGAGCACCCCCACCTCGGCCGCCACCTCTTCTTCCACCCCACGGTGGCCGTCGCCGCTCGCTACCCCGACCGGATGGAGCCCTGGTACGGCCCTATGATGTCGGCCGTCTCGAATGAGTTCGCCAAGCTCGACGGCCTCTACGGCCCGAAGCTGGAGACGCCGCCGACGCACGCCGGCCTCCTCGGCCTCGCCCTGCCGTGGCGCTCCGGCGAGCAGCACAAGACGGTGATGCGGCACGCCGCCCACATCGGCTCGTTCATCGTGCTCACGCGCGACCGCGACGGCGGCCGGGTGACGACGAACAAGCAGGGCGGACCGGTGCTCCACTACAGCCTCAGCACGTTCGACCGCGACCACCTGCTGCGGGGCATCGCCGAGGCGTGCCGCATCCACCTCGCTGCCGGTGCCGAGGAGGTCTACTTCCCGCACAACACGGCGCCGACGTACCAGCGTGTCCACGGCGAGGCCGAATTGGAGCGTTTCCTCGCGGACATCCCGAACTGGGGCTGGAAGGCGAACCGCTTCCCGCTCTTCACCGCGCATCAGATGGGGACGTGCCGGATGGGCGGGGACGCGAAGCGCCACCCGATCACGCCCGAGGGCGAGGTCCGCGGCACGAAGAACCTCTACGTCGCCGACGCGAGCTGCTTCCCCGAGTCCAGCGGCGTCAACCCGATGCTCTCGGTGCAGGCGATTGCGCACTACACGGCGCAGGGGCTCAAGGCGCAGACTGCGAGCCCCGCGCCGCGCCGAAAGGCGAGCGCCGCCGTTTAA
- a CDS encoding tetratricopeptide repeat protein, with protein MLRIPHALGVAGLAAALVMAGCNVLDAAYEEGGSVENLIEDAAHARTNQDFERAETLLRQAFEQAPENPVVRLDLASTLMQGEALNLLDLEAVTSYLLDAIEAEGGQARGAQADTCTWDSDEPTRPFNPRAAEGYDEFAGAAPVLAEVVRLLNSPASPTSRPVLPAGLSELDPCTVVQGGALAHDRDALLADLHDHFGGNARRVNAALTMNAVALTLGAYLGIFESPEVPVDWFLVGESGDARVGFCTGSENIVSFEENIHTNLDAIAEAFFSLDLLIYNGGNAEMQVYLDEALDLYSTFEGSFDGFCGG; from the coding sequence ATGCTACGAATCCCCCACGCTCTGGGCGTCGCCGGCCTCGCCGCCGCGCTCGTCATGGCCGGCTGCAACGTGCTCGACGCGGCCTACGAAGAGGGCGGCAGCGTCGAGAACCTGATCGAAGACGCCGCCCACGCCCGCACCAACCAAGATTTCGAGCGGGCCGAGACCCTGCTCCGGCAAGCGTTCGAGCAGGCGCCGGAGAACCCCGTCGTCCGGCTCGACCTCGCCTCGACGCTCATGCAGGGCGAGGCGCTCAACCTGCTCGATCTCGAAGCCGTGACGAGCTACCTCCTCGACGCGATCGAGGCCGAGGGCGGGCAGGCGCGCGGTGCGCAGGCCGACACGTGCACGTGGGATTCGGACGAGCCGACGCGGCCCTTCAACCCCCGCGCCGCCGAGGGGTACGACGAGTTCGCTGGCGCCGCGCCGGTCCTCGCCGAAGTCGTCCGCCTCCTCAACAGCCCGGCCTCGCCGACGTCGCGGCCGGTGCTCCCCGCCGGGCTCAGCGAGCTCGACCCGTGCACGGTCGTGCAAGGCGGAGCGCTCGCGCACGACCGCGACGCCCTGCTCGCCGACCTCCACGACCACTTCGGCGGTAACGCCCGCCGTGTCAACGCGGCGCTCACGATGAACGCCGTGGCGCTCACACTCGGGGCGTATCTCGGCATCTTTGAGTCTCCAGAGGTCCCCGTCGACTGGTTCCTCGTCGGGGAGTCGGGCGATGCCCGCGTCGGCTTCTGCACGGGCAGCGAGAACATCGTCTCGTTCGAGGAGAACATCCACACCAACCTCGACGCGATCGCCGAGGCGTTCTTCTCGCTCGACCTGCTCATTTACAACGGTGGCAATGCCGAGATGCAGGTGTATCTGGACGAAGCGCTGGATCTCTACTCGACGTTCGAGGGCAGCTTCGACGGTTTCTGCGGGGGCTGA
- a CDS encoding DNA-formamidopyrimidine glycosylase family protein, translating into MPEGPEVRRAADRLHAALAGKPIEAVGARTKAAKAWLKTHEAEIVGRRVERVTAHGKHLLGEIEGGYFFHSHFLMWGRWLVVDPGDEAVATRDRRERARIVVADAAALLYSAPKFDIGPGDPYDALPHLRRLGPDVLDEPFDAADFLLRLDADLERTLGAVLLDQSVAAGIGNYLRAEILWACRIDPWRLVGELDGDERACLAEEVPRVCRLAYEAGGRTVSEAEQAEMQADRDLRYSPFAKDFNTRHAVFRRTNLPCLRCDDYVRQQHQLTREWTDDETGETVEKKRIIYFCPTCQGTSIDLRPPNPHRDRRPPDSEWTEEPEPEDADA; encoded by the coding sequence ATGCCCGAAGGTCCCGAAGTCCGCCGCGCGGCGGACCGCCTCCACGCCGCCCTCGCCGGTAAGCCCATCGAAGCCGTCGGCGCGCGGACGAAGGCGGCGAAGGCGTGGTTGAAAACGCACGAGGCCGAGATCGTCGGCCGCCGCGTCGAGCGCGTGACGGCCCACGGGAAGCACCTCCTCGGCGAGATCGAGGGTGGCTACTTCTTCCACTCGCACTTCCTGATGTGGGGGAGGTGGCTCGTCGTCGACCCCGGCGACGAGGCTGTCGCGACCCGCGACCGGCGCGAGCGAGCGCGGATCGTCGTCGCTGATGCCGCCGCGCTGCTCTACTCCGCGCCGAAGTTCGACATCGGACCGGGCGATCCGTACGATGCGCTCCCGCACCTCCGCCGCCTCGGGCCCGACGTGCTCGACGAGCCGTTCGACGCGGCCGACTTCCTCCTCCGCCTCGACGCCGACTTGGAGCGGACGCTCGGCGCTGTGCTCCTCGATCAGAGCGTCGCCGCCGGGATCGGGAACTACCTCCGCGCCGAGATCCTGTGGGCCTGCCGCATCGATCCGTGGCGGCTCGTCGGCGAACTCGACGGGGACGAGCGCGCGTGCCTCGCCGAGGAGGTCCCGCGCGTCTGCCGCCTCGCCTACGAAGCGGGCGGGCGGACGGTGTCCGAAGCCGAGCAGGCCGAGATGCAGGCGGACCGCGACCTCCGCTACTCCCCGTTCGCGAAGGACTTCAACACGCGCCACGCCGTCTTCCGCCGTACGAACCTCCCGTGCCTCCGCTGCGACGACTACGTCCGTCAGCAGCACCAGCTCACGCGCGAGTGGACCGACGACGAGACGGGCGAGACCGTCGAGAAGAAGCGGATCATCTATTTCTGCCCGACTTGCCAGGGCACGTCGATCGACCTGCGCCCGCCGAACCCGCACCGCGACCGCCGCCCGCCTGACAGCGAGTGGACCGAGGAGCCCGAGCCCGAGGACGCCGATGCCTGA